The following proteins come from a genomic window of Halomarina ordinaria:
- a CDS encoding ABC transporter ATP-binding protein, protein MGIHADEDDPFEEQRERAENPMRRLFVDYGGKNTFAFVVGVLASTAARALDLLPPILLGFAIDSVIRQDKAFVAPLIPDAWVATREGQLFVVTALVAFSFFGGALFHWARNWGFNSFAQHIQHDVRTDTYDAMQRLNMDFFADKQTGELMSILSNDVNRLERFLNDGLNSAFRLGVMIIGIAGVLFYFNWQLALIALVPVPVIAFFTYKFVEIIQPKYAEVRSSVGKVNSRLENNLGGIQVIKSSNTEDYESTRVDGVSRDYFDANWGAIETRIKFFPALRIIAGIGYVLTFVVGGLFVITYETTGGAPGPFTQPLSVGEFATFILLTQQFVWPMAQFGQVINMYQRAHASAARIFGLMDEPGRLVENPDADELVVEEGRVEYDDVTFGYDDAETIVEDVHFTVEGGETLALVGPTGAGKSTVLKLLMRLYDVDEGAVRIDGQDLRDVSLQSLRRHVGYVSQDTFLFYGTVRENVAYGSFDATDEEIVAAARAAEAHDFIQNLPDGYDTMVGERGVKLSGGQRQRLSIARAVLKDPEILVLDEATSDVDTETEMLIQRSLDRLTADRTTFAIAHRLSTIKDADQIVVLEGGRIVEHGSHDDLLAEDGLYAHLWGVQAGEIDELPQEFIERAARRQARTDSETGEADD, encoded by the coding sequence ATGGGAATACACGCCGACGAGGACGACCCGTTCGAGGAACAACGCGAACGGGCGGAGAACCCCATGCGTCGGCTGTTCGTCGATTACGGGGGGAAGAACACCTTCGCGTTCGTCGTCGGCGTCCTCGCCAGCACGGCCGCACGCGCGCTCGACCTCCTGCCGCCCATCCTGCTCGGGTTCGCCATCGACTCGGTCATCCGGCAGGACAAGGCGTTCGTCGCCCCGCTGATACCCGACGCGTGGGTCGCCACCCGGGAGGGACAGCTGTTCGTCGTCACGGCGCTCGTCGCGTTCTCCTTCTTCGGGGGCGCGCTGTTCCACTGGGCGCGCAACTGGGGGTTCAACTCCTTCGCCCAGCACATCCAGCACGACGTCCGGACGGACACGTACGACGCGATGCAGCGGCTCAACATGGACTTCTTCGCCGACAAGCAGACCGGCGAACTGATGAGCATCCTCTCGAACGACGTCAACCGCCTCGAGCGGTTCCTGAACGACGGGCTGAACAGCGCGTTCCGCCTCGGCGTCATGATCATCGGCATCGCCGGGGTGCTGTTCTACTTCAACTGGCAACTCGCGCTCATCGCGCTGGTACCGGTCCCCGTCATCGCCTTCTTCACCTACAAGTTCGTCGAGATAATCCAGCCGAAGTACGCCGAGGTTCGCTCCTCGGTCGGGAAGGTCAACTCCCGGCTGGAGAACAACCTCGGGGGTATCCAGGTCATCAAGTCGAGCAACACGGAGGACTACGAGTCGACGCGCGTCGACGGCGTCTCGCGGGACTACTTCGACGCCAACTGGGGCGCCATCGAGACGCGCATCAAGTTCTTCCCCGCCCTGCGCATCATCGCCGGCATCGGCTACGTCCTCACGTTCGTCGTCGGCGGACTGTTCGTCATCACCTACGAGACGACCGGCGGGGCGCCGGGGCCGTTCACGCAACCGCTGTCGGTCGGCGAGTTCGCCACGTTCATCCTCCTCACCCAGCAGTTCGTCTGGCCGATGGCGCAGTTCGGGCAGGTCATCAACATGTACCAGCGCGCCCACGCCAGCGCCGCCCGCATCTTCGGGCTGATGGACGAACCCGGTCGCCTCGTCGAGAACCCCGACGCCGACGAACTCGTCGTCGAGGAGGGCCGCGTCGAGTACGACGACGTCACCTTCGGCTACGACGACGCCGAGACCATCGTCGAGGACGTGCACTTCACGGTCGAGGGCGGCGAGACGCTCGCGCTGGTCGGCCCGACGGGCGCCGGGAAGTCGACGGTGCTCAAACTGCTCATGCGCCTCTACGACGTGGACGAGGGGGCAGTCCGTATCGACGGTCAGGACCTCCGGGACGTCTCGCTCCAGAGCCTCCGCCGGCACGTCGGCTACGTCAGCCAGGACACGTTCCTCTTCTACGGGACGGTCCGCGAGAACGTCGCCTACGGGTCGTTCGACGCCACCGACGAGGAGATCGTCGCGGCGGCGCGGGCCGCGGAGGCCCACGACTTCATCCAGAACCTCCCCGACGGGTACGACACGATGGTCGGGGAACGCGGCGTGAAGCTCTCGGGGGGCCAGCGCCAGCGCCTCTCCATCGCCCGGGCGGTCCTCAAGGACCCCGAGATCCTCGTCCTCGACGAGGCGACCAGCGACGTGGACACCGAGACGGAGATGCTCATCCAGCGCTCGCTGGACCGTCTCACCGCCGACCGCACGACGTTCGCCATCGCCCACCGCCTCTCGACCATCAAGGACGCCGACCAGATCGTCGTCCTCGAGGGCGGTCGCATCGTCGAGCACGGCTCCCACGACGACCTCCTCGCGGAGGACGGCCTCTACGCCCACCTCTGGGGCGTCCAGGCCGGCGAGATAGACGAACTCCCCCAGGAGTTCATCGAGCGCGCGGCTCGACGACAGGCACGCACGGACTCCGAGACGGGCGAAGCGGACGACTGA
- a CDS encoding DUF192 domain-containing protein: MRTERVLAAAGLLLALGLVGATLVAAGVLPPAFLGSPPADDDYDRTAVVVSDENGTELGRVEARIADTRQKRYTGLSNTSSLPEDEGMLFVHDDPQSLTYVMRGMDFGIDIVFVAENGTVTGIEHAPEPPEGEDGNDYRYTGEGKYVLEVNYDWTTRHGVTVGDRVHAEGVGLERSE; this comes from the coding sequence ATGCGAACGGAACGCGTCCTCGCCGCCGCCGGTCTCCTCCTCGCGCTCGGACTGGTCGGGGCTACCCTCGTCGCCGCCGGCGTCCTCCCTCCCGCCTTCCTCGGTTCGCCGCCCGCGGACGACGACTACGACCGGACGGCCGTCGTCGTCAGCGACGAGAACGGCACCGAACTCGGTCGCGTCGAGGCGCGCATCGCGGACACGCGACAGAAACGCTACACCGGCCTCAGCAACACCTCCTCGCTCCCCGAGGACGAGGGGATGCTGTTCGTCCACGACGACCCACAGAGCCTGACCTACGTGATGCGCGGGATGGACTTCGGCATCGACATCGTGTTCGTCGCCGAGAACGGCACCGTCACGGGCATCGAACACGCGCCGGAGCCGCCGGAGGGCGAAGACGGGAACGACTACCGGTACACGGGCGAGGGAAAGTACGTCCTCGAGGTGAACTACGACTGGACCACCCGCCACGGCGTGACCGTCGGCGACCGCGTTCACGCCGAGGGCGTCGGCCTGGAGCGGTCGGAGTAG
- a CDS encoding bacteriorhodopsin → MATPGSEAIWLWIGTAGMFLGMVYFIARGWGEESRRRQEFYIVTIFITAIAFVNYLMMALGFGLTTVTVAGEEIPIYWARYTDWLFTTPLLLIDLGLLAGANRNQLATLVGLDALMIGTGAVATLSTTGALLGPVGDRIVWWGVSTGFLLVLLYFLLETLTEEANRLPEAAQSTFRTLRNLIIVVWLVYPVWWILGTEGLGLVGLPIETAGFMVLDLVAKVGFGFILLSSREVLDAAGGLAGSTSQPVAD, encoded by the coding sequence ATGGCAACTCCAGGTAGCGAAGCGATATGGCTGTGGATAGGTACGGCAGGAATGTTCCTCGGCATGGTGTACTTCATCGCCCGCGGGTGGGGCGAGGAGAGCAGACGGCGACAGGAGTTCTACATCGTGACGATATTCATCACCGCCATCGCCTTCGTCAACTATCTGATGATGGCGCTGGGGTTCGGTCTGACGACGGTGACCGTCGCGGGCGAGGAGATACCCATTTACTGGGCACGGTACACCGACTGGCTGTTCACGACGCCGTTGCTCCTCATCGACCTCGGGTTGCTCGCCGGGGCGAACCGGAACCAACTCGCCACCCTCGTCGGGCTCGACGCGCTGATGATAGGCACCGGTGCGGTAGCGACGCTGTCGACGACCGGCGCGCTGCTCGGTCCTGTCGGTGACCGCATCGTCTGGTGGGGCGTCTCCACCGGCTTCCTGCTGGTGCTCCTGTACTTCCTGCTGGAGACGTTGACCGAGGAGGCGAACCGGCTCCCGGAGGCCGCCCAGTCGACGTTCCGTACCCTCCGAAACCTCATCATCGTCGTCTGGTTGGTGTATCCGGTGTGGTGGATCCTCGGGACCGAGGGGCTCGGTCTCGTCGGCCTCCCCATCGAGACGGCGGGCTTCATGGTCCTCGACCTCGTCGCGAAGGTCGGCTTCGGGTTCATACTGCTGTCGAGCCGTGAGGTGCTCGACGCCGCCGGCGGGCTCGCCGGGTCGACGTCCCAGCCGGTCGCCGACTGA
- a CDS encoding lycopene cyclase domain-containing protein: protein MSGPTYAQFHFAFVLPAVAGLLAAATVTRSRTTRPTVWSIDRPYWSGVAIVTLLAVVYTTPWDNYLIARGVWGYGEGRTFVHLGFAPLGEYVFFVLQPILTALWLGQLTLRDGWPEADALGRTTHGRRTLDVGRLSLRYRGVGALAATGLGIAGAVCLRSPETLYLGAILAWGAPVLFIQWVVGLPQLLYQRRTAALGVAVPTLYLWVIDRVALATGIWHISPTYTTGVALVGLPLEEALFFLVTNLFVVQGLVLFRWVVDRWA, encoded by the coding sequence ATGAGCGGTCCGACGTACGCGCAGTTTCACTTCGCGTTCGTCCTGCCGGCAGTCGCGGGACTGTTGGCAGCGGCCACGGTGACCCGTTCTCGAACGACCCGGCCGACGGTGTGGTCGATCGACCGACCCTACTGGAGCGGCGTCGCCATCGTCACGCTGCTCGCTGTCGTCTACACGACGCCGTGGGACAACTACCTCATCGCTCGCGGCGTCTGGGGCTACGGCGAGGGACGGACGTTCGTCCATCTCGGGTTCGCCCCGCTGGGCGAGTACGTGTTCTTCGTCCTCCAGCCGATACTCACCGCACTGTGGCTCGGGCAGTTGACGCTCCGCGACGGGTGGCCGGAAGCCGACGCACTCGGCCGGACCACACACGGGCGACGAACGCTCGACGTCGGTCGACTCTCGCTTCGATACAGAGGCGTCGGAGCGCTCGCCGCGACGGGACTCGGTATCGCCGGTGCGGTGTGCCTCCGGTCGCCCGAGACGCTCTACCTCGGCGCCATCCTCGCGTGGGGCGCGCCCGTCCTGTTCATCCAGTGGGTCGTCGGCCTCCCACAGTTGCTGTATCAGCGTCGAACGGCCGCCCTCGGGGTCGCCGTCCCGACGCTGTACCTCTGGGTAATCGACAGGGTCGCGCTCGCCACCGGTATCTGGCACATCTCGCCGACGTACACGACCGGCGTCGCGCTCGTCGGCCTCCCTCTCGAGGAGGCGCTGTTCTTTCTCGTGACGAACCTCTTCGTGGTGCAGGGGCTGGTCCTGTTCCGATGGGTGGTCGATCGATGGGCGTGA
- a CDS encoding Brp/Blh family beta-carotene 15,15'-dioxygenase codes for MGGRSMGVTVERPTPALRGVYRRLAARPAWVICALFVVGATLGRALDVSLPPSIRYLPLAASVVVFGLPHGAIDYLVPARVDDCSPPRSMAAVGGLYAVFGGAYAVLWLITPLAAAAGFIALTWFHWGQGDVHALVAFVEADHLDSTGLRVTTGGVRGGLPMFVPLLAFPERYRTVVDSWVGLFGTDVSAMWLFAGGTRLVGGAVFLTVSVGVLLVGYRRDGGRGWQVDAGETALLWLFFLTVPPVVAIGVYFCVWHSLRHVLRVVAVDGTGTRTGTGPVTPRSVVVSSAREAAPTTALALVFLVGFASLVPVAPASTASGAAVYLVFVAVLTLPHVAVVTWMDYREGIWWG; via the coding sequence ATGGGTGGTCGATCGATGGGCGTGACCGTCGAGCGACCGACGCCGGCGCTTCGCGGGGTCTACCGCCGTCTCGCCGCCCGCCCGGCGTGGGTGATCTGTGCCCTGTTCGTCGTCGGTGCGACCCTCGGACGAGCGCTTGACGTCTCGCTGCCGCCGTCGATCAGGTACCTCCCGCTCGCGGCCAGCGTCGTCGTCTTCGGCCTCCCACACGGCGCGATCGACTACCTCGTTCCGGCGCGAGTCGACGACTGCTCGCCCCCCCGCTCGATGGCCGCAGTCGGGGGGCTCTACGCCGTCTTCGGCGGCGCTTACGCGGTACTCTGGCTCATCACCCCGCTGGCCGCCGCAGCAGGGTTCATCGCGCTGACGTGGTTCCACTGGGGTCAAGGCGACGTTCACGCCCTCGTCGCCTTCGTGGAAGCCGACCACCTCGACTCGACGGGACTTCGGGTGACGACAGGAGGGGTTCGGGGTGGCCTCCCCATGTTCGTCCCGCTCCTCGCCTTCCCGGAGCGGTATCGAACCGTCGTCGACTCGTGGGTCGGCCTGTTCGGGACCGACGTCTCGGCGATGTGGCTGTTCGCCGGAGGGACCCGTCTGGTGGGGGGCGCGGTCTTCCTGACGGTCAGCGTCGGGGTGTTGCTCGTCGGCTACCGTCGAGACGGTGGCCGCGGCTGGCAGGTCGACGCCGGCGAGACGGCGCTCCTGTGGCTGTTCTTCCTGACTGTGCCACCGGTGGTCGCCATCGGCGTCTACTTCTGCGTGTGGCACTCCCTTCGGCACGTCCTCAGGGTCGTCGCCGTCGACGGGACCGGGACCAGGACCGGGACCGGACCGGTTACCCCTCGCAGCGTCGTCGTGTCGTCCGCCCGTGAGGCCGCACCGACGACGGCGCTCGCGCTCGTCTTCCTCGTCGGCTTCGCCTCGCTCGTTCCCGTCGCACCCGCTTCGACGGCGTCGGGAGCCGCTGTGTATCTGGTCTTCGTCGCGGTGCTCACGCTTCCCCACGTCGCTGTAGTGACGTGGATGGATTACCGGGAGGGAATCTGGTGGGGGTGA
- a CDS encoding bacterio-opsin activator domain-containing protein, translating into MRVLAVSDGDELLAALDRRTTLALTAVSEGSDALSRLDDADCVVLIDGGGVDAVALLERLRASIPALPVVVVADDGTVASDAVAAGVSEYVPKDAPDVDDRLYGRVIAAADAATSRPTDRNARMPIEDLGLREELRLKERAIDEAPVGITIADADRPDEPMVYINDAFERLTGYSKERVVGQNCRFLQGEDSDPEAVAAMRGAIDAGEQVSVELLNYRKSGEPFWNRVDIAPVHGSDGSVSHFVGFQTDITERREAEMQVERERRSLEHLLVRIDGLLRDVTRTLVGSGGRVEVERGVCDSFVAVDTYEFAWLGVPDRSSDTLAATASAGEWAVSLDDLHVDLTASDPPLAATAYETGELRVVTDDATLAAIAEDSPWMAAGAVHGIAAVPLVYGETTYGVLSLYATEEAALNEHERVVLEAIGRSTATALNALERGRMLATDSVRQLDIETTDGGLFFVELSAQTGCSLTYNGSVYRDDGSVLMFFQSDGDAEAVLAAAEQYSHIASGELIHEHGREALLEFTVTDDSLPATLAERGVQIRAIAVDDGVATIELELPSEGDVRAIADLLSERYPATEIVAQRERERPPSTRQAFVGEVEERLTERQLTALQKAYVSGFYEWDRPVTGDTLAESMDIGRATYHQHLRAAERKLIGAFFER; encoded by the coding sequence GTGCGTGTCCTCGCGGTCTCGGACGGTGACGAACTGCTTGCCGCCCTCGACCGTCGAACGACACTGGCACTCACCGCCGTGTCGGAGGGCAGCGACGCGTTGTCGCGTCTCGACGACGCCGACTGCGTGGTGTTGATCGACGGTGGGGGCGTCGATGCGGTCGCCCTGCTGGAGCGTCTCCGGGCTTCGATACCGGCGTTGCCGGTCGTAGTGGTCGCCGACGACGGAACGGTCGCGAGTGACGCCGTCGCCGCCGGCGTCTCGGAGTACGTTCCGAAGGATGCCCCCGACGTCGACGACCGACTGTACGGGCGGGTCATCGCGGCAGCGGACGCGGCGACGTCGCGTCCGACCGACCGGAACGCCCGGATGCCCATCGAAGACCTCGGTTTGCGCGAGGAGCTACGACTGAAAGAGCGGGCCATCGACGAGGCACCGGTCGGCATCACCATCGCCGACGCCGACCGCCCTGACGAGCCGATGGTGTACATCAACGACGCCTTCGAGCGGCTGACGGGCTACTCGAAGGAGCGCGTCGTCGGCCAGAACTGTCGGTTCCTGCAGGGCGAGGACTCCGACCCCGAGGCCGTCGCCGCGATGCGTGGGGCGATCGACGCCGGCGAGCAGGTGTCGGTCGAGTTGCTGAACTACCGGAAGAGCGGCGAACCGTTCTGGAACCGCGTCGACATCGCGCCAGTTCACGGCTCCGACGGGTCCGTCTCACACTTCGTCGGGTTCCAGACCGACATCACCGAGCGCAGGGAGGCCGAGATGCAGGTGGAACGCGAACGACGGAGCCTCGAACACCTGCTGGTACGCATCGACGGCCTTCTCAGGGACGTGACCCGCACGCTCGTCGGGTCCGGGGGACGCGTGGAGGTCGAACGGGGCGTCTGCGACAGCTTCGTAGCCGTCGATACCTACGAGTTCGCGTGGCTCGGCGTTCCGGACCGCTCCAGTGACACCCTCGCCGCGACGGCGTCGGCCGGCGAGTGGGCCGTCTCGCTCGACGACCTGCACGTCGACCTCACGGCGTCGGACCCGCCTCTCGCCGCCACCGCCTACGAGACCGGCGAACTGCGTGTCGTCACCGACGACGCAACACTGGCAGCCATCGCCGAGGACTCGCCGTGGATGGCCGCCGGGGCTGTCCACGGCATCGCCGCAGTCCCGCTCGTTTACGGCGAGACGACGTACGGCGTCCTGTCCCTGTACGCCACCGAGGAGGCGGCGCTGAACGAACACGAACGGGTCGTGCTCGAAGCCATCGGCCGGTCGACGGCGACGGCGTTGAACGCCCTGGAACGCGGCCGGATGCTCGCCACCGACAGCGTCCGACAACTCGACATCGAGACCACCGACGGGGGCCTGTTCTTCGTCGAACTCTCGGCACAGACCGGTTGTTCACTCACGTACAACGGCTCGGTGTACCGCGACGACGGGTCGGTGCTGATGTTCTTTCAGTCGGACGGCGACGCCGAGGCCGTCCTCGCGGCCGCCGAGCAGTACTCACACATCGCGTCGGGGGAGCTGATACACGAACACGGCCGCGAGGCACTGCTCGAGTTCACCGTTACGGACGACTCCCTGCCGGCGACGCTGGCCGAACGCGGCGTCCAAATCCGTGCCATCGCCGTCGACGACGGCGTCGCTACGATCGAACTCGAACTGCCGAGCGAGGGCGACGTGCGTGCCATCGCCGACCTCCTCTCAGAGCGGTATCCGGCGACGGAAATCGTCGCCCAGCGCGAGCGCGAGCGTCCGCCGTCGACCCGACAGGCGTTCGTCGGCGAGGTCGAGGAGCGACTCACCGAACGACAGTTGACGGCGCTCCAGAAGGCCTACGTCAGCGGGTTCTACGAGTGGGACCGTCCCGTCACTGGCGACACGCTGGCGGAATCGATGGATATCGGTCGGGCGACGTACCACCAGCACCTCCGTGCGGCGGAACGGAAACTCATCGGTGCGTTCTTCGAGCGGTGA
- a CDS encoding cold-shock protein, with translation MANGKVDFFNDTGGYGFISTEDADDDVFFHMEDIGGADLEEGQEVEFDIEQAPKGPRAKNLTRL, from the coding sequence ATGGCAAACGGCAAGGTTGATTTCTTCAACGACACTGGCGGCTACGGTTTCATCTCGACGGAGGATGCGGACGACGACGTGTTCTTCCACATGGAAGACATCGGCGGCGCGGACCTCGAGGAGGGCCAGGAAGTGGAATTCGATATCGAACAGGCCCCCAAGGGCCCCCGCGCGAAGAACCTTACCCGCCTGTAA
- a CDS encoding VOC family protein, with the protein MDTTGLDHLVLTVEDIDATCDFYEDVLDAEVVTFGEGRTALQFGDQKVNLHPAGDEYDPRADRPTPGSGDFCLLTETPIETVETELREAGVDVVEGPVPKTGAVGSLASVYLRDPDGNLVEVAEYQE; encoded by the coding sequence ATGGACACGACCGGCCTCGACCACCTGGTCCTCACCGTCGAGGACATCGACGCGACGTGTGACTTCTACGAGGACGTGCTCGACGCGGAGGTGGTGACGTTCGGTGAGGGCCGGACGGCCCTCCAGTTCGGCGACCAGAAGGTGAACCTCCACCCCGCCGGCGACGAGTACGACCCGCGGGCCGACCGGCCGACGCCCGGGTCGGGTGACTTCTGCCTGCTGACCGAGACGCCCATCGAGACGGTCGAGACGGAACTCCGGGAGGCCGGCGTCGACGTCGTCGAGGGCCCGGTCCCGAAGACCGGCGCGGTCGGATCGCTCGCGTCCGTCTACCTCCGCGACCCCGACGGCAACCTCGTCGAGGTCGCCGAGTACCAGGAGTGA
- the gvpH gene encoding gas vesicle protein GvpH translates to MTDPAHPDDGDDEWTDATDAERGAWTRGFRLDVGVRSVTDLLENLADLADAGRAHDGVEGHVDRGVSRRPSAPDPSDTSTSGTPEYPVHVERGDREVVVVADLSGVAEEDVVVGRDRNDDLVVAAHDRVVGRVSLPWPAGVPATRRNNGVLEVRVRPAER, encoded by the coding sequence ATGACCGACCCAGCACATCCCGACGACGGCGACGACGAGTGGACGGACGCGACTGACGCCGAGCGCGGCGCGTGGACGCGGGGCTTTCGCCTCGACGTCGGCGTGCGGAGCGTGACCGACCTCCTCGAGAACCTCGCGGACCTCGCCGACGCGGGGCGGGCGCACGACGGCGTCGAGGGGCACGTCGACCGCGGCGTGAGCCGTCGCCCCTCCGCCCCCGACCCCTCGGACACCTCGACGTCGGGTACGCCGGAGTACCCCGTTCACGTCGAGCGAGGCGACCGCGAGGTGGTGGTCGTCGCGGACCTCTCGGGCGTCGCCGAGGAGGACGTGGTCGTCGGCCGCGACCGGAACGACGACCTCGTCGTCGCGGCGCACGACCGGGTCGTCGGGCGCGTGTCGTTGCCGTGGCCCGCGGGCGTCCCCGCGACGCGACGCAACAACGGCGTCCTCGAGGTGCGCGTGCGACCGGCAGAACGGTAG
- a CDS encoding cold-shock protein: protein MAKGTVDFFNDTGGYGFITTEDSDEDVFFHMEDVGGPDLEEGQEVEFDIEQADKGPRATNLQRL from the coding sequence ATGGCGAAAGGTACGGTTGACTTCTTCAACGACACGGGCGGCTACGGCTTCATCACGACTGAGGACTCGGACGAGGACGTGTTCTTCCACATGGAAGACGTCGGCGGTCCCGACCTCGAGGAGGGTCAGGAAGTGGAGTTCGACATCGAACAGGCGGACAAGGGCCCGCGGGCGACGAACCTGCAGCGGCTCTAG